The genomic segment TCAATTAGAGTACTACCCTCTCTACTACTATAAATCAATCTTATGAGGTCAGGTGTGTGTGGAGGAGTGGGGTAATTTAGGTTCTTGCTTTGCCTGATACCTTTGGGGCCATTATGGTCATCTGCCAGATTAGGTGCTTTTGCCCCTTCAGAATCATGGGGGTAGAGGAGATGTACTCTGCAGGTTTCAGGAACGTTCAGTTGAGCTCTTGCTATGGCTGTTTAATGCTAGTGAAGTACTCTGTTGCTTCATAGTTTGAGTTAAACCTTGTGGTAAGCTTTCTAACTTCTAATTTGATTTAGTACAGTAGCAGTGATTCTAAGAAAAACAATCCTTATTGCCTAATAATTGCTTCTAATATTCATCAGTTCATAATCTTTTTTTACCTACCAAGAGGTAGGAATGACTGGAACCTATCTTACATAGCTCTCTACCACAATGTGGTTTAGgcttttctatatttaattatgtatttgtttttagaattattaAGTCTTTGACTTCTATTCCTTTTTCGGAGCCGCTAGTATTGGAAATTCcatcattatttttcatgctCTCATGTGTAATAATTCCTATCAGTACTATCTTTAACACACTGAAGCAGTTCTTCAACACAGGGGTggaaggagttgggggagggtacATGATGTCTTCATCTCTGACTGCATCCTCCTGACCAGGAGTTTAACATTCTGCCTGTCTATACTGTAGATAACTGTTGTAGACCACAtcatacttttacttttttttttccccctctgagaatcttgtttgttttcctgtctctattcattctttaattattaatttttctttccatctatttGAAAACAGTACATTCTTCACCCTCTAACTCATTTACCTCCTTTGTGTCTACCACAGCCCAaggttatatatgtattttttatgtacTACTTCTAATCCTTTTCTAGCTGTTTCTTATTTGCTACATCTagggtatatatattttaaaacatttattatgttaaaaagCTCACATAAATCTTGATTTGTCCTCCAAATTGCAATTCCTATGAAAGCAGggattctctctcatttttcatgtattttccatTTAACCCAATGCCAAGCACAAATCTCAATATTGTAGGTAATAAAGGTGGTGGAATATTTTCATTGCATTAAGTGGTCTTGGAATTTAAATATGAGTACTGTTTCTGACTTCCCTTGAGATTAAATTTTGACAATGTAGGAGATATTCTTGAATAACTGAGGTCTGTGTTCACACTTAATTAATTGGAAGGGAGTTTCCATTAAAGGATGCTCAATTACCTGCGTGTTCTTTGAATAGGAGCATTTGTCCATAATACATGCCTCTATAGGATTTTAAATATTGTAATTTTAGATTCTGCCAAACTCTGAACAATAACTTGTGTGTGAAGATGGACAGAAAAGTGggttttaaattattgaaaagtCACTAACCAATACCCCGCTGGGTGctgttaataaaagaaatataaataacaagaaattatttttatttttcaatttgaatTATACtattctgagttaaaaaaaacagTTGGCTGCTACATGCAGAAGTTCAAAGGACAGTGTTAGGTATAAATGGTGAAGAACAATTTATTACGAATAGATCAGAGTTAAATCTCTTTTCCATAATGCATTAGCTATTGCCTTTGGGCATGTTACTTAACCcttctgagccttagtttcttcactTACGAGATGGAGACAGTAATAACCTATGTCAGAAGATTAGTGCAAGGACTAGAAAAGATAGAAGAACATCTAATGCACCACAGACATTTCATGGCATCTAACACACAAAAATTGTCTTTTGCTACTTTTCTACCCATCTCCTTCAATTTAGGtatacattatttcattcttaatttttttgcctTCATGATGAATAAGAAAGTCActcttaattatttaataatgatCCATTGCCAATCAAGAGTTTGATAAAGATGTTGTCaataatattacaatatttttcagaaaatttatgttttcttttttcacttatagtggtaaatttgaaaaagtattgaaaaatatttaatattaaccttaaaaaattaagacttagTTGTTCTTAGTTtgaaatatcatataattttctGAAATCAGTCAAGAGATCTGTagttgaatgagaaaataaaatttgccaCCTTCACAAGGGCCAAAGTATTAGCAATAAAACCATTTTAACCAAGCTCTTTGGGGAATGGAGTTTTCTGGCTAAAAAACCCCTTTTGTTTCAACCCTTTGCATAAATGTTTACAAGTATAATGGTTTACTTTTCTGCCTTAGAGAAACATATGTGTAGAATATAGTAGCCTCTTTGTTTATAGACTAAggatctttcatttttcattctaagTAACAGTTATAGTATGGCAGAGTGGTGGATGGCCTTACTATAAGTAGGAGGAGATTAGGTCGAAAGTAATCCCAGGGTATACTATAAAAAGTTACCAACCCTCCCGCACTTCCTCCCACTGCAAATCCCAAGTATCATTTTGTTTAGTTTCACATCTCAGTTGTTCTGAATGTTTTCTAACAAATTGTGATTCTGGTTTCTTAAAACTTCAAATTTATTATGGGAGGCTTAAGATATTATTTTACCTAGCCCTCATTTCATAGATTAGAATATTGAGGTGTAGGTTCATTGACTTGCTCAAGGATACTAAGCAGATgcactaaaagaaataaagatttagtTTCCTCATTAAACTGACACTTTAATAGTGTCCCAAATTTTGGTGGTTATCTTTGATCTTCTTTGAAACAGGTAGATCGACACTTGAGAAAGCTGGATCAGGAACTGGCTAAGTTTAAAATGGAGCTGGAAGCTGATAATGCTGGAATTACAGAAATATTAGAGAGGCGTAAGTAAAATTTACAGTTTTCCATCAATGTTGGACAGCCCATGTGCAAATTGCTGAGGAGACACTTGTCCCACGGAGACTTCTCAGATGGTGTGCTTCTGTGGATGGTGGCAACCGGGTGGGACAGCATGGACTCTAGCAGCCAGAACTGTTTGGGTTGGATATGGAGACAGATGATACAGGATATCCTACACTCACTCTTTATTAAAATCACATATTAAgtcattccattttttaatacgGATATGTTAGTAAGATGAGTGATGAgaataaagatttaaagaaatagaaccaTCTAGAAATAAGTTAACCATCTGTCATTAAACGTATGGACTTTGCCCTGCCTGCGGATACACTTAAACTCTGAGGAaggttgttattttttcttccgAAGAACTGCCTTAAGGCTTTTCCTCAACTGTGTTAGTAAGAAAGATTTTGTTGATACCAaagcatttcctctttttctcaaagaagtaaatattttattatcagtAAGAAACAGTTTAATATTTCCTTGCAAGGTTCTACTTGATCTCCTGTTACAATTtaccctttattctttttttttttttgatgcatttCTTCAGCAAGAACATGTACCTGTTTGTACACACtgataaaaaatttctttaatggtGTTAAATCATGTGTATATTGTACGCAGTCCCTAGAATAAAGGAACAACCTAATCATGAATCCATCTTGGTATCCATAGTGACATTTTTGTATTCAAAAGTAGATCTATCACTTCAGATGATCATCTAATTTATTTGTGATACTTTTATTCCAAGAAAACCCTATCTGAGAATAATAAGAATTttgagacaaaataaaatattctatagctgttctagtttttttttttaatgctaataaTAGCTGTGAATAACAATAATTCATGCCTATTCAGTACTGCAGGAAGGTTAATGAAGCATCCTCTTtaaggacacagacacacaaaactGAATGAAATCGAGTCATAAAATCTACTCCACCCTGTGCCCTGCCATAATTTCATCTCAAGGGATCAAGATAAACCCAGAAAACTTCTTAAAAGTATTTAATGCTTGGCGGTAGAGATTCTGTGCCTAACTTCTTTTAGGAAGTCTTTACTATCATATGTTATTTTAACGAtcaaagaaattttctttcatatagTAATGTCCCATCACCTAATACTTTAGGATCTTGCATAGAAAGGTCTTCAACCCAGTATAACTAGTTTAAGTTTTTCAGATCTTATCAGTAATGGAGTTAtaatatccattcatccacttatGTGGTACCTACCCGCTGTCCTGAATTCCCCAATTAGACATTAACATGAGCTGTTTCATAGTTAAGGTGAATAGTAAGAAGTAGATTACATATTATTTAGAAAGAGGATGAAATTGGCTCAGTGTGAAATTGGCAATGGTTATTCTCTATCACGTTTGATGAAAATGACACAGGGATATGCATCAGGGCTTGCCAGTCCTCTGCTAGGTGAGGGTACAGAGTGCCTGTAGTTGATTGACCTGTAAAGTTCTGCTTGACATTGAATGGAGATGTAtctctgtgcctttcttttttagGATCTTTGGAATTAGATACTCCTTCACAGCCAGTGAACAATCATCATGCTCATTCACATACTCCAGTGGAAAGTAAGTTTGGTTTAGGGCAGCTAAAATTTTCAGTACAATTAAAAACTCATTATATTGCCtgtatattcttttcatttagcCCCATACAAccaattgagaaaaaaaaaaaaatccttcccttccttttattttgtgagatctACGTTTTCCTTACAGTTCCTGGTGGACTTACCTTCGTCATTTGGGAAAAGTATATTTGATTTGGGAGTAGAGTGTTTGCTTTTTCTGGAATACATCAAGGACAAATGGATGGTATTAGTAGCAGCGTATACTTCCTACACACAGACACCTGATTCTCTCTAGAGAGTATTATAAcccaaaacaaatgagaaaatacatggtGGTGGGCTCTTTGGTTTTTTTATCCTCCTTGCTTCTCCAGTGCTTCGCCTACTGTTTGGCATATTAAGAAGACCTCAAATAGTTGATGGTTTAGTGAGTAAATGGTTGGTTGGATGTTGGTCGATTAGAAGACTGTATCAGTGTAATTTGTGACGGATCAATTTGCTATGAAAGAAGGGCTGGTTGAAAACTGTTCAAAATTGTGGATAATGTTTTGAAAACAAACTTCCTCTCATGTTCTGTGTAAAATCACGGTGCATCGTGGGTTATCTGCAGTACTTTGCtactgaagttttctttttttactgtgtGGGAAGGCTACTCTTAACAAAATAGGTGACCCAGACAGTTCTGCTTGTCCCATCCTCCAAGAAAACATATTGTTCTGTATTCCATGAAGAACTCAGAACATAACATACTTGTTTATAACTGAATGAAAGTATTATGTCTTGTCCATAGTCCtctaaagtttaaaaacacataaattctttatttatattcagAAAGGAAATATAATCCGACTTCTCACCATGCAACAACAGATCATATTCCTGAAAAGAAGTTTAAATCTGAAGCTCTTCTATCTACGCTTACATCAGATGCCTCTAAGGAAAATACACTAGGTAAGTTCAGTATTTCAAATaggaatgtttgttttttgtttgtgttaaaGGGGAAATGAAAGCATTCAGGATTAGCGAATCATACAGATTTTTTTACTTGGTTATAGtgtacagatggggaaaggagaaaaaggaaaaatgggacaTGAAAATTGGATGGTGgcatgaaaatgttaaatttaatgaTTATATCTGTACTgggaaataatgtattttaagcTCACTAACATCATGTTCTCTccaaccatttttattttttctttaatttgacaTAGGGTGTCGAAATAATAATTCTACAGCCTCTTCCAACAATGCTTACAATGTGAATTCCTCCCAACCTCTGGCATCCTACAATATTGGTTCATTATCTTCAGGAACCGGTGCAGGGGCGATTACCATGGCTGCAGCTCAAGCAGTTCAAGCCACAGCTCAGGTAAAAAGGAAGAGGTTTGGAAGTAGCAGGTACATTTTGTCTGATTCATTGGCAAACTCAAGTAGAAACAACTAGATGTGAACAGAAGGCGTTCTCTTACACTGTAGAGTTTCATTTTTACATCATGGTTTTATGATACCTGACATTTTATTTGATGAAACTTATGTGCATTAATTTACCTGATTGATCATGAAAAGTAACAAATAGATTGGTGCCAGCTCGTGCCGATCCCTTCACCCAGCGATGGCTCATGATGTGTGTGTTATTGACCGTGAGCCCTGGCACCTGCGAGGACAGGACTTGGTCCTCCCTCCCGGTGCCAGGTTTCCTCCAAAAGCCTCACAACTCACACCGCCTTAATGTTCACCGCTCTACAGTTTGTATTCCAAATTAAGTTACCAGTTCTGAAGCTCCCTCCTAACTGTAAAAACCAATTTTAAATCTTTACATAAAATAGCTGAAATGACAGTGATGAAAATAAtggtttaaacaaaataatattggGTAAACTAACATAATACTCTAACTAGtaggactgaaaaagaaaatctgcatatatATGCGTATTAATATTATCAGTGAATGTCTGTTTAAGATGAAAGAGGGACGAAGAACATCAAGTCTAAAAGCCAGTTATGAAGCATTTAAGAATAATGACTTTCAGCTGGGGAAAGAATTTTCAATGCCCAGAGAAACAGCTGGCTATTCATCATCTTCAGCACTCATGACTACATTAACACAGAACACCAGTTCATCGGCAGCTGACTCACggagtgggagaaagagcaaGTAAGTTGCATTGTTATAGTAGCCCTGTACCTTTGCTATAAGGTATGCCCTGTAGTTCTACCAAGTGTGCAGTCTGCTTGGCATCCGGCTGGGCTTGGGTATGTGAAACAAAGGTAGGTATAAAGGATCTGGATGAACttgggggaggcaggaagacaTGAcgtaaaatttgtaaaatttataaaattcatacaATTTAATTAGCATATAAATTTTGGTAAATTACTTGTGAATTTTAACACTTTCCTGTCTTGCACAGGTAAGTGTTCACATGTCTTTTGATGGTCACGATCATGACATTTTCATTCAGACTGCTATACTCTGGGggagtaaagtctttaaaaggttttaaagtctttactcttttttttttttttaaagatttatttacttatttgacagacagagatcacaagtaggcagagaggcaggcagagagagaagggaaagcaggctccctgctgagcagagagctggacatggggctccatcccaggaccccgagatcatgacccaagctgaaggcagaggcttaacctactgagccccccaagcgccCCTAAAGTCTTTACTTTTTCTAGAGTCTTAAATTGAGTAGAAATAACTTCTGCttactttcttttgttcattAGGATAAGCCATTATTTGgaacttttttcctttataaccCCTTATtctattatgtgtttttttttttttttttaaagatttatttatttgacagacagaaatcacaagtaggcagagaggcaggcagagagagagaaggaagcgggcttcctgctgagcagagagcccgatgtggggctcgatcccaggaccctgggatcatgacctgagccgaaggcagaggctttaacccactgagccacccaggcgccccctgttatGTGTTTAATATAAACTAATGcaaaatctaaaatacaaatacacaaaggCAGTTGATGAGATGATTTTGATGAAGAGTATTCAGtttgcttaaaaatataaagaatgtcAGCAAGATAGCCATAACTAATACTAGCTCTTCAAACTATTACCTGTAATTTAAGTCAATGTTAAGTAgtagtagattaaaaaaattatcgtAAAAACATagcttgaaagaatttttttcaatatctttattctccagaaaacagaaaatgtcaaaCGAAAATTATCTGTTATGAAGATTTTTGCTCTTTGTTGCTGTCAACAATTGTGCTTTTAAATCTGTATATCAAGTTAGTTCAACTTCATGTTAAGTGTTAATTTGCACGCTTAGTGTCATTTCATTTCATACCACTCATTTAGGAATTATTCTCCCATAACTTCTGGATGCTGAGCCAATGAAactgatactgttttttttttgtcagaaacaacaacaaatcttCAAGTCAGCAGTCctcgtcttcctcctcctcctcttccttgtcGTCATGTTCTTCTTCATCAACCGTTGTACAagaaatctctcaacaaacaacgGTAGTACCAGAGTCTGATTCAAACAGTCAAGTTGATTGGACTTATGACCCAAATGAACCACGATATTGCATTTGCAATCAGGTAAAAGTCTGATATGTCTGTACAAGCATaatctgaataaaatagaaaacagagagctatttcattttttccagttaaaatacttttgctttcttctataattttcttctgctccttGCAAAATCACGTTTGCTGTAAATACAAAGAGTGTAAAGGAATGTGTAAGTCACCCATGCTCTCAGCCCTTGGATATAACCAGTAATTAGACATTTTGGTTTATCACTACTGTATACCCCACTTGCATGGTGTCtgagtctgctcaggctgctatgacaaaataccacagactgggtggtttaaacagcAGAAttctattttctcacagttctggaggctaggtaGTCCACTATGAAAGTGCTGACTGATTCCATTCCTGGTGAGGACTTTCTTCCTCCCTGGCAGAGGGTCCCCTTCATGCTGTATCCTCACATTGTGAAgagagctctggtgtctcttcttataaaggcacCAGCTCTGTTGGATTAAGATTCCACCTGTCTGAGCTCAGTTAGCCTTTATCGTCTCAcagaccctatctccaaacacagtcctAATGGGGGATACGGCTGCAACACAGGAGTTTGGGGGAGAGACGCAAACATTTCAGTCTCTTACACAGATGTACACAcagatgtgcatgtgtgtgtttgtgtgtgtatgtatgtgtgtgaatttGACCAGTTGGATCACAGTATATTCTTTCTGTAACACTTTTTCATAAAGTCATGTGTACTGAATATCATTTTTCTTGAagtaatcctttaaaattttttcacagtTATGTGTTATACtatgtgtaacttttttttttttaagattttatttatttatttgacagagatcacaaataagcagagaggcaggcagagagagggtgggaagcaggctccccgctgagcagagagcccgatgcggggctccatcccagaccctgggatcatgacctgagctgaaggcagaggctttaacccactgagccacccaggcgcccctgtgggtAACTTTTTAAACCAGATTTAGCTATAGGTTTTTgtagtggttttaatttttttgagattacAAATATGGTAGGCATTTTTTTATGTAACCCAT from the Lutra lutra chromosome 11, mLutLut1.2, whole genome shotgun sequence genome contains:
- the ING3 gene encoding inhibitor of growth protein 3, whose translation is MLYLEDYLEMIEQLPMDLRDRFTEMREMDLQVQNAMDQLEQRVSEFFMNAKKNKPEWREEQMASIKKDYYKALEDADEKVQLANQIYDLVDRHLRKLDQELAKFKMELEADNAGITEILERRSLELDTPSQPVNNHHAHSHTPVEKRKYNPTSHHATTDHIPEKKFKSEALLSTLTSDASKENTLGCRNNNSTASSNNAYNVNSSQPLASYNIGSLSSGTGAGAITMAAAQAVQATAQMKEGRRTSSLKASYEAFKNNDFQLGKEFSMPRETAGYSSSSALMTTLTQNTSSSAADSRSGRKSKNNNKSSSQQSSSSSSSSSLSSCSSSSTVVQEISQQTTVVPESDSNSQVDWTYDPNEPRYCICNQVSYGEMVGCDNQDCPIEWFHYGCVGLTEAPKGKWYCPQCTAAMKRRGSRHK